From the Picosynechococcus sp. PCC 7002 genome, the window GGTCTGGGCCGTGATGCCCCAGGGAAAATACATGAGGCTATCGGGGGGAATCGCTTCTTCATAACGAAAACCACCATCGACTGTTTTGTGTTCATCGAGTTTGATTTTGACCTGTCGCCAGAGTCCCATTTGAATGACCGTGGCGCAGTGTTGATCTGGAAGTACGAGAACCCGGGTAATTTCCTGCTGATGGCTTTGGGGGACAAAGTTTTGCCAAGCCCCAAAATCAGTTAAATCTTGCGGATTGAAGATAGCATCCTTCAGATAGATTTTTTCACCGGCCTTGAGGAAATTGCAAGAATACTCTTGCACAGCCCCTGTATGTCCACTGAACCGAGCATAGCGGTTGAGGAGCAACGGACAGCTAACCCAAATCACCCCATGGCTGAGGGAAGGAATCGGTATCCAGAGTAAAGACCCATCCCCAATCCAGATTTGACCTTGGGTTAAGTTGTCAGACCCATCGGATGTTTGCCCATCATTTAACTCATTACCAAAAAGCTGATCGCGTTGTGTTGGAGGTGAACTGGCTCGTAATCGTCCACGAATCGTACTAGAGGGAATATAGGGAAAGTTAGTATGGGATTCACGGGCAATACCGAGGAGATTCCCTTCTTGGGTTGTGCCGCCAGTGTGGAGGGGAGCGAGGAGATAAAGATATTGAATATTCATCAGTGTCGGTTGGGAAAGTTTACGGTCAATCTATTGGTGGCTCGATAAGGAGCAGGGAGTGCTTAAGCTTGCATCGTTGGAACATTTACCCAAAGAAGGTGGGAATAGCCGAGGGCTTGATTGTTTTGGGTACGCTTGTGATCGGGTTCTTCAGGTTCTTCTAGGTAATAGAGAGTGCCGGGGGGAGAGGCAAAAACTTGGGGGGCGGGAATACTACTTTTTTTGCCATTTTTCTCTAGTTGAATGCGGGGACTAATCGGGATGGCTTTTTCGGTGGCAAGGCTCACAAACTGTCCATCTTCGTTATGGCTGAGTTTCCATTCCCAGGGGTAAGGACGACAAACAGATTGTTTACCTTGGGGTCGCTCAAAAATACCGGGAGTGATCAAATAGGCGATCGCCTTTCCCTTTTTCTGTAAATTCTGCTCAGAAGTATTGTGTATGGTTTGCCATTGTTGATCGAGTTTAGGGGAATGTTGGAGAATGACTCGATGTCCTTCTCCACCGAGGCGCACAGTTAAAGGTTGAGATAGAGTTTGCAAATGATTATGGGTTGTATCATCGAGGGCGATCGCCAAACTCCAGCCCTTTTTCAAGCGAATGCCATTTTCCACGAAATAACCATCCGCATCCTTGACCTGACGCGTGCCAGATTCAATAGAATTATGGGGGCGACTCTCCACTTCCCAGGGTTGTTTTTCCCCCTCGATAGTTTCATCTCGTAACCAAGCATCATCGGTAATGTTTCCCGTTTTTAAATAAGTTTCGATGACAGTAGCAGGCAGCCAAGAACGATATTGTTTTTCTGTTTCCTTCTGTTCGTTTTCTGATGGAGGCGGCTCCAGAGTAGACAGGGGAGCGGGTTGGGATTTATCCCAGAGCATTTGAGTGTTTAGGGAACTCCGTTCCGAATGCCAACTGAGAGGATAGAGGGGTTTACTACCCACAAAACCGAGGGGTCGGGGGAAATACAGCGTTTCTTTGTAACTGAATAAACTCCCGATCAGACTTAATTTTTGACCTTGGGGTAAGAGGCTACGGATTGCCCCGGCAAGGGTATGGCCATTGGGTGGGAAGATGCTACCAGCCCAGGCCCGTTCACCAGGAGTAAAGGGTTTAGCATCGCGGAGGAGCAGAATATCGAGGAGAGTGAGGGTGTACCAATACATAATGATTACCGATTAAACTTTGCGAGTACGAAGATTAAAGGCTGCGGCTTTGAGCCAGTTTTTGGATTCTTTATCCCAGTCATCTGCGTTGGTCGTATTCCACAGTTCTTGCAAAAAGTGAGCTAAATATTTTTGCAAGCCGATTTTTTGTTCTTCGTTAAGGTTGCTACGCCGCTCCACAAAAGCACTGACCCATGGGGCGATCGCCACTGAAGTCGGAATAGGATGCTGTTCTAAAAGGGTTGCCGCCGTTTCAAAGGTTGAAGCTTCCAGACCTGTGATTTCTAAGAGTTGTTGCCACGCTCGGAAAGTATCGAATTTACAGGTTGCTTTGAGGATATTGCCATTGCCATAGATCACCCGCAACTGCACCGCATCTTTCTTTTTCTTTCTCTCCTTACCTTCTAGGGCGAAATCTTCATATTCATGATCTTTAGCTCCTTCTTCTGCTTCCCAGAGATTTTCGAGGGCGATCGCCAAGGGAACAGAATGATGGGCAATGACTAAACCAAAACTAATAGTTGCATTCTTGCCCATGGTAAAAAGAGGGCGATCAAACCGATCGGCTTGCCAGTAATGACCTTGATTATTAAATTCACCACAATCGTCTTTATCTCCTCGAAAAGCTTGGCGGATATCCCAAAGCCACTGATCCCATTCCCATAGATTTGTATAAGCCAGGACATCATCACCGCCGCTGTAAATCAAGCGTCCGGCATAGCGTTCTTCAGTGAGGTAGGGGGCAAGTTTATTAGAAAAGTCGAGGAGGGCACGGCTTAGGGCATTGTGGGTGGCGGGGCCCATCCGTTTTGCTTCGTCGCTAAATTTGTCAAAGCTTTTTTTTAAATCATTAGGAACATTGAGAGCTTTGGGGAAATATTCTTTGTAGGCTTCCATCTTTGTTCCCTTCAACCAATCGCTCATCCCATCGCCATCTCCAGCGGCGATCGCATACCAACTGGCGGGATTATTTTGGGGATAGAATTTCTGAATTTCGTTCTGTAGATCCTGACGATAAACTTTTTGAGCTTCCTTATCGAGGTTTTCTAACTCCTCCACAAGCCAGCCTGCATTTAATAGTCTTGGATGGGGCAAATTCTCAAATAACGGATCATGAGTCTCATCAATCCATGGAATGCCCCACTCTTGCCGGACAAAATTCGCGATTTCATGGTGGTCTGCCGTAATTTTTGTCCTAATCGCACGACAAGCATCTTGATATTGATTTAAAGCTTCTCCATTTTTCTCACTTTGGGTTTTGAGGTAACCCGCAACGCCGACGGTTAAATCAGGATAATAAGCCTTTAATTCGGTCGGATCTCGATCCAATAGTTTGGGTAAAACTTTTTCTAAACCGCGCTTAACAGTTTCAGTGGCGTTGAGTTGCTCGATCCCATCAAACAAGCCTGCATCCCGTTGCCAATAATGTTGCGCCTCTCCCTCAGTGAGCCAATCACGATGTTGGCCATTGCCTTGGGGATGGACGACAGGCCCTAAACCAGAGATCGTAGAGCGGGTGCCAAAAGCGGTCGGCAGTTTCCAGTTACGGGCATTTTTAACGGTATTGAGGGCGAGACGAGTCTGCCCACAAATATCTGCCCACCATGAGCCTGCGTTTAAGCTGCCTGCATAATTACGGTTGCGTTGTTCGGTAAATTTTGCTGTCGCTTTCTCAAAAAAGTCCCGTTCAGTATCTGTGAAAAGCTTGCCATTAAAGGCTTTATTTTGTTGTTCGATCCATTTTTCGAGATCAGCCTTTTTGTCTGAAGTCTGGGTAGGAATCCCAACACTCTTAAAGCTGCTATTTTTATCACCGATCGCCACCGCACTCCAATAGGTTTGCCATTGGGCATCGAGCCAGCCTTTCCAACTGGGATCTGTATCGCTCAGGTTTGTTTGCCAATGGCGATCGCCTTGTAATTCTGCGAGGACTTCCTTCGCAATTTCGCGCCATGCATCAAGTAAGAAATTCTTTGCTGATTGCATTGCTGCAGCTACTTGGGCTTCCGGTAACACCAACATGATGACGTTGGGAAATCCGGCAGTGAGCAGTTGACGGTCATCTGGTGGCTGGATCCAGTCCTCAAATTCTGAATGTTTTTGCAATAGCCAATGATCAATTAGCGGTTGTCCATAAAGACTGGGATAGAGAAAACAATCTGCGCCGTATTTGTGGGCCAATCGCCAGCAGACTTTCGCAGAAAGATAATGCAAAATCCATGACCCCGCCCAAAAGTCCTTCATTTTACGACTGGCTTTAATGAGTTCCTGGACGGGACTAAAGGTAAACACCGCCAGATAAGGGTGAGATTTCGGGGTATTTTGACCACCTTTTGGGATATCGTCTAACTCGGTATCGTATCCCGCTAAGGCTCCGGCTAAGGCAGCAGTCATACTGGCATGACTCCAGATCGAACCGTCAGGTAAGCGAGTTTCGGCGGGCATTAGAAAACTTGCTGCGCCAAATTCATCAGCGACAGCTTGGGGTAAACAGCGCCATAGCCACCAGAAACAAGCCTGGGCAGCTTCAGGATCGTCACGAATTTCGGCGGGCATTTGATCAATGAGATCGGCTTCAGTCTGTTCTAGGTAAGTTTTTCTGCTGCTCTGCCCAAGGATTTCAGCGTGGTTTTGGAGTCGGAGGGGCAATTTCTCCCCAGATAGGAGGTGCGATAACTCTAGACCTTCTGCACCGTAGTCTACGGCTGTGCCGATGTAGTGGATAATGCCGCGATCGCTGGCTGAAGAAATGAGATCACATAAGCCGACATGATCTAACCATGTGCCACTAAGCTCAGATGCTTGTTTTTCCTCGCTCGATTTCGGAGAAGCCCAGCCTTCCATACAAGCAAGCTTTTTCCATAACCCTTCTTCGCCACGCCCCGGATTCCCATAGAGTGCTTTGAGGGCGGGATCATGGAGTAGACCCCAAATTTTTGCTTGCCAATATGCTTTACCTGCCACTCGTTTAAATCTCCTCGTATAGGTCTAGGGGGCGTTGTGTTGCGATTTTCGGAAAAAAATTTTGGGAAGTTTTAAAAAGACAATATTATTGTTTTAGCTAATTGTTATTTTAAAAACAAGTCATTTATTCATTATTAATTCTTAATATTGCGGGCATTACAGAGGTTAAAGTGTTTATTTTCAATATATTCAAGCCCGTAATGAAGCTTTATTAAAAATATTGGCTTTTGGGTTACATAATTTGACCAAGCTTTACCAAAGGCTAGACGCGATACTGCTAAAAATCTCCTATGTAGTTAACCAAACAGCTCCCAGGCGTCGGCTAAATTATCTTGATGGGCAGCCCATACTTCATCGGGTGTAGCCAGGCGATCGCCCCGGGCGGCATTGAGATCCGGATCTTCTAAAAAAACATTATTTAATTGATCAGCCAATTCTAGATAATCACTCTGGGGATAAATGTGGGAGATGTCCTTTTGGCGCATAAAAATTTCAACCGCATCAGGCCCTTGGGTTTTAACCGCATCGGGGATCAGATAATCATAGGCTAGCTCAGAATCGAGGCCATGGGCCGTGAATCTTTGGTCAAGGTAAGCTTGTTCCTCCGGGGGGAGATCATCATAGTGCCAGGTCATTTTTTTAATACTCTCCAAGTTCTGAGGGCTAACCAGAGACCCGCTTCCCCGGCGAGGAAAATCCAGACGCTCTGGAAATACATGCCGGTGGCGATCGCCACCGTTGTCCCACCGAAGGCAATGAGGCGACGACGACGGGCATCACTCTGGAATATTTGCCAACGGTTATCCTCGATGGTGTTGAGGGTCGGTTTACTGGCTAAAGGATTGTTATGTTCCATTTTTAGTACAAACAATGGTGAGGAACTCGGTAGGGAATCGCGATCAAACTGTCTTGGCGTTGACTACGCCAAAGTTCTACTGGCAAGCTCATGCCAATATCAGTGGGAATCATCCCCAAAGTTTGTTTTTCGTGAACCCAGTCGGTATCAAAGCCACTCCCAGCCATTGAAAAAAGAGGCTGATCAAAGTTACGCATAATCCCAAGGTGGGCCACATAGCCATCGGGAAACTGCACCCCAAAACTCGCGCAGGGTCGGCCAGTATTAGGATGGGGCAAAATTAGTAATAGTCGCCGCAGGGCATCACCCCGATGTCGCCGCCGATGATAAATATAAGATTCAGGGGTATTCACCCATTCCAGATTTAGTTCCCGCAGTTTTGCTTCATCGCCCAAATTCAATTCGTTACTCACAAGGTTGCCCATACTGGCACCAATGGCAGACCCAACCATGTCGCCAATCTGTAAGCCATCCCCAAGTCCTAAACAGAGTCCCACAAGGGCACCCCCCCAACGCCAGAGGGATTGTTCCTGGGCTTTCTTCTCCTGGTAATTGTTGATAATGCGTTGAATTACGAACTCTTCATTGAGGGTTGAAAAATTTAGCTGATGGGTCAGCAGGCCCTGGGCCCGTGAAAAGACAGGGAGAGTGTCATAGAGGGTCGTTTCTGATAACACGCGGGCAACGGGTTCAATTTCGTACATAGTCGGTTGATACTCTCTCACCCCAAAAGGGACAACAATTTACAATTTGGGTATCCAAGCCGCCCAGGGGAGTCAGGCTGTCTCAGCAGTTTCCTTGCCAATCATGCTGTAGTCGTAGCCATAGATGTCGGTGTACCAGATGGGGCCACAGGCCATCCCCCCATAGGTAATCTCTAACAGCAATAACTGATTGTCATAACCGGCTTGGTTGAGGTACTGCGGAAATTCTTTAAAGGGTTGGTCTGGCACCCCCAGGGAAGCAGTTCGTTCTTGGAAAGTGGGAGATTGGTAAACATATTCACCCACGGAACCGACGTAAATCAGGGCCAAATGGTCACAGGGCGTCA encodes:
- the cmr4 gene encoding type III-B CRISPR module RAMP protein Cmr4 — protein: MNIQYLYLLAPLHTGGTTQEGNLLGIARESHTNFPYIPSSTIRGRLRASSPPTQRDQLFGNELNDGQTSDGSDNLTQGQIWIGDGSLLWIPIPSLSHGVIWVSCPLLLNRYARFSGHTGAVQEYSCNFLKAGEKIYLKDAIFNPQDLTDFGAWQNFVPQSHQQEITRVLVLPDQHCATVIQMGLWRQVKIKLDEHKTVDGGFRYEEAIPPDSLMYFPWGITAQTHSNDADQASQEFRDLLTDTDHELLQIGGQESLGRGFVQSFQ
- the cas10 gene encoding type III-B CRISPR-associated protein Cas10/Cmr2, which translates into the protein MAGKAYWQAKIWGLLHDPALKALYGNPGRGEEGLWKKLACMEGWASPKSSEEKQASELSGTWLDHVGLCDLISSASDRGIIHYIGTAVDYGAEGLELSHLLSGEKLPLRLQNHAEILGQSSRKTYLEQTEADLIDQMPAEIRDDPEAAQACFWWLWRCLPQAVADEFGAASFLMPAETRLPDGSIWSHASMTAALAGALAGYDTELDDIPKGGQNTPKSHPYLAVFTFSPVQELIKASRKMKDFWAGSWILHYLSAKVCWRLAHKYGADCFLYPSLYGQPLIDHWLLQKHSEFEDWIQPPDDRQLLTAGFPNVIMLVLPEAQVAAAMQSAKNFLLDAWREIAKEVLAELQGDRHWQTNLSDTDPSWKGWLDAQWQTYWSAVAIGDKNSSFKSVGIPTQTSDKKADLEKWIEQQNKAFNGKLFTDTERDFFEKATAKFTEQRNRNYAGSLNAGSWWADICGQTRLALNTVKNARNWKLPTAFGTRSTISGLGPVVHPQGNGQHRDWLTEGEAQHYWQRDAGLFDGIEQLNATETVKRGLEKVLPKLLDRDPTELKAYYPDLTVGVAGYLKTQSEKNGEALNQYQDACRAIRTKITADHHEIANFVRQEWGIPWIDETHDPLFENLPHPRLLNAGWLVEELENLDKEAQKVYRQDLQNEIQKFYPQNNPASWYAIAAGDGDGMSDWLKGTKMEAYKEYFPKALNVPNDLKKSFDKFSDEAKRMGPATHNALSRALLDFSNKLAPYLTEERYAGRLIYSGGDDVLAYTNLWEWDQWLWDIRQAFRGDKDDCGEFNNQGHYWQADRFDRPLFTMGKNATISFGLVIAHHSVPLAIALENLWEAEEGAKDHEYEDFALEGKERKKKKDAVQLRVIYGNGNILKATCKFDTFRAWQQLLEITGLEASTFETAATLLEQHPIPTSVAIAPWVSAFVERRSNLNEEQKIGLQKYLAHFLQELWNTTNADDWDKESKNWLKAAAFNLRTRKV
- a CDS encoding type III-B CRISPR module-associated Cmr3 family protein yields the protein MYWYTLTLLDILLLRDAKPFTPGERAWAGSIFPPNGHTLAGAIRSLLPQGQKLSLIGSLFSYKETLYFPRPLGFVGSKPLYPLSWHSERSSLNTQMLWDKSQPAPLSTLEPPPSENEQKETEKQYRSWLPATVIETYLKTGNITDDAWLRDETIEGEKQPWEVESRPHNSIESGTRQVKDADGYFVENGIRLKKGWSLAIALDDTTHNHLQTLSQPLTVRLGGEGHRVILQHSPKLDQQWQTIHNTSEQNLQKKGKAIAYLITPGIFERPQGKQSVCRPYPWEWKLSHNEDGQFVSLATEKAIPISPRIQLEKNGKKSSIPAPQVFASPPGTLYYLEEPEEPDHKRTQNNQALGYSHLLWVNVPTMQA